The sequence below is a genomic window from Thalassobaculum sp. OXR-137.
CGGATTGCCGGAGTCGTCGTCGATCGTCAGGTTGATCTGGGCGCGCCAGGTCGCGGTCTCGTCGTTGAACTCGGGCTCATCGACGAACACGGTTCCCGGGCCGACATCGACCGTCTTCTGGAACTTGGCTTCGTCGCCCTGCCAGTAATCGGAGGTCACCGAGCTCTGGCCGACGTTCAGGCCGTTGCGATCCATGACGAAGACTTCCGTCAGGAGACCGACAGATCGGGCCTGGACCCGATAGAGGTAGGAGGACAGCGGGTTGGCCAGGACCGAGGTGATCAGCGGCTGATCCTCATTCTTGGTTTCCGCACGCCACTGCTTATCGAGCCGGTCGATCTCGCTCTGATTGAGCTGACCGGCTCCCTCGTTGCGGCTGCGCAGGGCTTCGAGGACGACCGGAACGTTCACCCACTCGCGGATGTCCGCGATGATCTCGTCGGTGACAAGCTCGTCCATCGTTAGGGTGAGCGCCTTGGGCTCGGCCTTGGCCGGGCCGGCAAGGCAGAACAGGGCAGAGACCAGGACAAGGACGGCCGAGGCGGCAGTCCGCATCTCCTTGTCTTTCTCTGCAAGCCACACTTTCATCTTTCCCTCCAGATAGACCCATTGCGTTGGGCGCCATATGAGGGGAAAAGGTCTAAAGATTGGTTAAAAGACCGCTCTTCTTTTCGCTGAATTTCCACCAGTTTATAAATAATTAACGTGTTCCGGGAGAGCGTCCGGCGCAATCCATTGAGACTATTCTGTCGATACCGTTCTCGTCTTCGGAACGGCACCGGGCGACCCCCGGGCCCGGTCCGGTCGTTAACCCTCTGCGTCACTCCTGTCCGGCCGGCGCGGAAGCCGCTTTTCCGACGTGAGCGTGAGAATCAACACAGCAACACCGTGACGGCTGTGGTCGCATATCCGCTCCTGCTGGCGCAGGTTGATGTCACGGCGCTCGTCATCTTTGGGGGCAGACCAAGACCGACACAGAGCGCCAGCCGGGTCGCCGTCGCTTACTCCCGACGGCGGCGGCCCGGCACCCCGAGCTTGAACCACCGCGGACCCGGCCTCTGACCAGATGGATGACGCAGACCCAATCGCCGCCGCCTTCGAACGCCTGACATCGGGATCCGCTCCGCGCGCGGAGTGGGCGCGGGAGCAGACTGTCCTGGGTTTTGGGATCGGATTGCGCCAAACGGCCGGCCGCCACGACGGCGCGCGGTGCCTGAAAGTTTTCGTCTCGCAGAAGCGTCCGTCGCGCGCTCTCGACGCCCCCGCGCCCGCCTTCCTGACGCTGCCGGCCTCGGATATCCGGATCCCCATCGACGTCGAAGCCCTCCCCCCGCTTCTTCCCCGTGGCGGAGTCCTGCCGTCCGGTGCGCCGGGTGCCGATCTGAACGCGGTGAAGGCCGACCGCCAGGGGGCGCCCTGGGGGTCGTACGGATATCTGATGCGCCATCGCTTCGACGGCCGGACCTATCTCGTGGGCTCCGGGCATGTGCTGGCCGGCGGACCGGAGCCGCAGGTCGGCGATCGCCTGATGATCTCAGACGGCACCGGCAACGGCCGGCCCGCCGCCCGGCTGGTCGCCTGGACGACGCCGGTCCCCAGCGAGGCCGGGTACCCGAACACCGTGGATGCCGCCCTTGCGGAGATCGTTCGCCCGGAGGCCGCCGCCCGCCTGACCGGCAGGCTGCCCACCGGGGTCAGCGGGGACATCCGCTCGGGCATGCATCTGCACCTGACCGGTGCCGCAAGCGGGCGGCAGCGGACGATGGTGGTCTGCGAACGGGCCACCCTGGCCGTCGACGCCGACGTGCCGGGCCTCGGCCGCCGGCGTGTTGGCTTCCGCGATCAGGCGCTGTGCCGCGCCGTCACCCGCCCGGGCGACAGCGGCGGCAGCCTGCTCAACGATCGGGGCCGAGCAGTCGGCCTCCACGGCTGGGGCAATCGGGACGGCGCCGATGAGGGCCGCAGCGACATCAGTGTCTTCACGCCCATCGCCCCCGTGCTCGACACCTTCGCCAAGCACCATGACCTCGACCTGTTAACAGACATGGACGTCATCACGATGCCGCTGGACCGCCCACCCGTCGACGATCTCGACGACGCCATCGACCTCGTGGCCCGCACCCTCTACGGGGAAGCCCGCCGCGAACCGGCCGAAACCCGCTTCGCCATTGCCGAGGTGGTCTACAACCGGGCGATCAAGCGCTCGCCCCGGTTCGGGCTCAGCGTGGAGGCTGTCTGCCGCCAGCCGGACCAGTTCAGCTGCTGGAACCCCGGCGATCCGAACCGCGGACGGACGCTGTCGATCTCCCTCAAAGATCCCGAGATCGCCGACTGCGTGACCATCGCCCGCGATCTGGTGGCGGGCCGAGTCGGCGGGCTGACCCTGGGGGCCGATCACTTTCACCACCGGCGGGTCTCCCCCTACTACTCCCGGGAGCACGCCCCCTGCGCCCAGATCGGCAATTACGTCTTCTTCAACGACATCCCGTAGCTGCATACAGCTCCCGCCAGGAGACCGGCATGCCCGTTTCCGGATCGCTGATCGACGTGATTGTCAGCCTTGTCCTCCTCTACATCCTGACCGCACTCCTCTGTTCCGCCCTTCGGGAGATCTTCGCCTCCGCCCTTCGGCTCCGCCAGAAGGCCC
It includes:
- a CDS encoding cell wall hydrolase; the protein is MRQTAGRHDGARCLKVFVSQKRPSRALDAPAPAFLTLPASDIRIPIDVEALPPLLPRGGVLPSGAPGADLNAVKADRQGAPWGSYGYLMRHRFDGRTYLVGSGHVLAGGPEPQVGDRLMISDGTGNGRPAARLVAWTTPVPSEAGYPNTVDAALAEIVRPEAAARLTGRLPTGVSGDIRSGMHLHLTGAASGRQRTMVVCERATLAVDADVPGLGRRRVGFRDQALCRAVTRPGDSGGSLLNDRGRAVGLHGWGNRDGADEGRSDISVFTPIAPVLDTFAKHHDLDLLTDMDVITMPLDRPPVDDLDDAIDLVARTLYGEARREPAETRFAIAEVVYNRAIKRSPRFGLSVEAVCRQPDQFSCWNPGDPNRGRTLSISLKDPEIADCVTIARDLVAGRVGGLTLGADHFHHRRVSPYYSREHAPCAQIGNYVFFNDIP